The following proteins are encoded in a genomic region of Paenibacillus sp. FSL R7-0273:
- a CDS encoding energy-coupling factor ABC transporter permease, translated as MKKRGAWSFAVLVAVFTVYFLLNEPGTAAAMHIMEGFLPVGWAVFWWAAFIPFFILGIIKLKKMTKDNPELKLLLGLSGAFTFVLSALKMPSVTGSSSHPTGTGLGAIMLGPLPMSVVGSVVLLFQALLLAHGGITTLGANAFSMAVAGPFAGYAVYRLIMKSGNREKLAVFCAAAVADLTTYAVTSFQLAVAFPSADGGVLGSLMKFGGIFAVTQIPLAVSEGLLTVLLWNWLKSYSPNELSLLKRQAKGGSL; from the coding sequence ATGAAGAAACGAGGAGCTTGGAGCTTTGCGGTCCTGGTTGCCGTATTTACCGTCTATTTTTTGCTGAATGAACCGGGGACGGCTGCGGCGATGCACATTATGGAGGGATTTTTGCCGGTCGGCTGGGCTGTTTTCTGGTGGGCGGCGTTTATCCCGTTCTTTATTCTGGGCATTATCAAATTGAAAAAAATGACCAAGGACAACCCGGAGCTGAAGCTGCTGCTCGGCTTGTCCGGAGCCTTTACCTTCGTGCTGTCAGCGCTCAAAATGCCTTCCGTTACCGGCAGCAGCTCCCATCCGACCGGAACCGGGCTCGGCGCCATTATGCTGGGACCGCTGCCGATGAGTGTGGTCGGCTCGGTGGTGCTGCTGTTCCAGGCGCTGCTGCTGGCGCACGGCGGGATAACGACGCTTGGGGCGAACGCTTTTTCAATGGCGGTGGCCGGACCGTTTGCCGGGTATGCGGTGTATAGGCTGATCATGAAATCCGGTAACCGTGAAAAGCTGGCTGTATTCTGTGCCGCAGCGGTCGCGGATCTGACGACCTATGCAGTGACTTCATTTCAGCTGGCTGTTGCTTTCCCGTCGGCGGATGGCGGGGTGCTGGGTTCACTGATGAAGTTCGGCGGGATTTTTGCTGTAACCCAGATTCCGCTTGCGGTAAGTGAAGGGCTGCTGACAGTGCTGCTGTGGAACTGGCTGAAGTCGTACAGTCCGAATGAGCTGTCGCTGTTAAAGCGGCAAGCCAAGGGGGGAAGCCTGTAA
- a CDS encoding energy-coupling factor ABC transporter substrate-binding protein — protein sequence MKTMWKNGLMLLAVVLLVVLPLLFVNGEFGGADDAAEGVISEIDPSYEPWFKPLTELPGETESMLFALQAAIGAGVIGYSIGLLRGRQDKQKLNDQKN from the coding sequence ATGAAAACCATGTGGAAAAACGGTCTGATGCTGCTCGCGGTCGTACTGCTGGTCGTGCTGCCGCTGCTGTTTGTAAACGGGGAGTTCGGCGGGGCCGATGATGCTGCGGAGGGTGTGATCAGCGAGATTGACCCCAGCTATGAGCCCTGGTTCAAGCCGCTGACCGAGCTGCCCGGTGAAACCGAAAGCATGCTGTTTGCGCTGCAGGCAGCAATCGGAGCCGGAGTGATCGGATATTCTATCGGGCTGCTGCGGGGCAGGCAGGATAAGCAGAAGCTGAATGATCAGAAGAATTGA
- the cbiQ gene encoding cobalt ECF transporter T component CbiQ, which produces MIRRIDALSGSNALRALSPMWKSSFAAVMFILSYTLHPALQGIIAAWMVVWCTVYARIPLRAYGLLAGTALLFYILGMPALLLELGHPAAGAAAGVYQLPALPLYITAEGLQRAGYLLVRIAACMSCFLFIIFTIPFTELLQVLRRLRLPQIVLELMLIMYRFLFILSDTAHGMLLARRLRGGKRSFRDKLGETAAMAGTLFAGTMHRYYGLAQGLMTRGYTGEIMLPPYQPRPVPRKFTIRAYTGIALLLLAQWWIVSH; this is translated from the coding sequence ATGATCAGAAGAATTGATGCCTTGTCCGGAAGTAACGCGCTGCGTGCACTTTCTCCAATGTGGAAAAGCTCCTTCGCTGCAGTGATGTTCATCCTGTCCTATACGCTGCATCCGGCGCTGCAGGGCATCATTGCCGCCTGGATGGTTGTATGGTGCACCGTATATGCCCGGATTCCGCTGCGTGCTTACGGGCTGCTGGCCGGTACGGCGCTGCTGTTCTACATTCTGGGCATGCCGGCGCTCCTGCTGGAGCTCGGTCATCCGGCAGCCGGAGCTGCGGCCGGGGTGTATCAGCTCCCGGCTCTGCCCCTTTATATTACGGCTGAAGGCCTGCAGCGCGCAGGGTACTTGCTGGTTAGAATTGCGGCTTGTATGAGCTGTTTTTTGTTCATTATTTTTACAATACCTTTTACTGAGCTGCTGCAGGTGCTCCGCAGGCTGCGGCTGCCGCAGATTGTACTGGAGCTGATGCTGATTATGTACCGGTTCCTGTTTATTCTCAGCGATACCGCCCATGGTATGCTGCTGGCCCGGAGACTGCGCGGCGGGAAAAGGAGCTTCAGGGATAAGCTGGGTGAGACGGCAGCCATGGCCGGAACGCTCTTTGCCGGTACCATGCACCGTTATTACGGGCTGGCGCAGGGGCTGATGACCCGCGGATATACGGGGGAGATTATGCTGCCGCCCTATCAGCCGCGGCCGGTACCGCGCAAATTCACTATCCGGGCGTATACCGGGATAGCGCTGCTGCTGCTTGCGCAGTGGTGGATAGTCAGCCACTAG
- a CDS encoding energy-coupling factor ABC transporter ATP-binding protein translates to MKEITLTMEYNLAFDGVLFCYPDTAEPALRGLSCTVPKGSRTAVLGRNGSGKSTLLLHAVGVLRPQEGSITVAGGRLAYSRKELAALRRRAGLVFQDPEQQLILSTPQDDISFGLRGTGMGEAEIRQRCNEVLGLLNLEEIRDKPVHQLSLGQKKRTALAGVLAMEPELILLDEPTSYLDPQSEAQLLSGLERIHAAGATVVMATHDMNLAYSWADWVIVLDRGSCRAAGTPEEIFAGGDVLRDAGLGLPLLAELWYSLPGQLTARQPAPRNAGDFKAALARLLGS, encoded by the coding sequence ATGAAGGAGATTACATTAACGATGGAATACAATCTGGCTTTTGACGGTGTCTTATTCTGTTATCCGGATACAGCTGAGCCGGCGCTACGGGGGCTGAGCTGTACAGTGCCGAAGGGCAGCCGGACAGCAGTGCTCGGCCGTAACGGCTCAGGCAAATCCACGCTGCTGCTGCATGCGGTCGGCGTTCTGCGCCCGCAGGAGGGCAGCATTACGGTTGCGGGAGGACGGCTGGCTTATAGCCGGAAGGAGCTGGCGGCGCTGCGCCGCAGGGCCGGCCTTGTGTTCCAGGACCCGGAGCAGCAGCTGATTCTGAGCACCCCGCAGGATGATATATCCTTCGGCCTGCGCGGCACCGGAATGGGCGAGGCAGAGATCCGGCAGCGCTGTAATGAGGTGCTCGGACTGCTGAATCTGGAGGAGATCAGAGACAAGCCCGTCCATCAGCTCAGTCTGGGACAGAAAAAGCGCACGGCGCTTGCAGGTGTGCTGGCAATGGAGCCGGAGCTGATCCTGCTGGATGAGCCGACATCCTACCTGGACCCGCAGTCTGAAGCGCAGCTGCTCTCGGGTCTGGAGAGGATACATGCAGCCGGGGCAACCGTTGTGATGGCGACGCATGATATGAACCTGGCATACAGCTGGGCGGACTGGGTCATTGTGCTGGACCGGGGCAGCTGCCGGGCGGCAGGGACGCCGGAGGAGATTTTTGCCGGCGGGGATGTTCTGCGGGACGCCGGCCTGGGGCTGCCGCTGCTGGCAGAGCTGTGGTACAGCCTGCCCGGACAGCTGACAGCAAGACAGCCGGCCCCAAGGAATGCCGGGGATTTCAAGGCTGCACTGGCCCGGCTGCTTGGCAGCTGA
- the cobJ gene encoding precorrin-3B C(17)-methyltransferase, translated as MEKQGKLLIIGFGPGALEQITGRALAAIEESEAVIGYNTYVELIKPLLTHQEIVGTGMTEEVSRAQEAVRRAEAGQTIAVISSGDAGVYGMAGLVYEVLMEHGWNRESGVAVEVIPGISAIQSCASLLGAPVMHDSCTISLSDHLTPWDSIAARVEAAAAADFVIAFYNPRSGRRTQQIEEARSILLRYREPSTPVGIVKNAYRDRQKIIVTTLEEMPMEEIGMLSTVIVGNSATTVYDGLMVTPRGYERKYDLGAQTQALKPHERLRPAAEPWSLAAGRRTGGVGSISKKTILLVGHGSRVEAGNEELRGFTARLAARRPGLNIETCFIELSAPSIAEGIERCVAGGAAEIYVVPIILFAAGHSKLDIPMAIDRAKMKYPEVQFAYGRPVGVQERAADIVLDRINEAVPAGPENTLRSAPVPAEDTVVLMMGRGGSDPDANSDFYKLSRLLWERTAYKSVESCFIAITKPSLDEGLERCLALGARKIIVQPYLLFTGVLMQQFTERVTAFAAAHPGIEVELGSYIGNHPLLEDMLTDRMDEVLNGQSFANCDNCRYRDEAAEHHHHHHHHGHGEAGHDHHHHGEGGHSHHGHSHGHHHGHHHDHESAAQITDNLEHAGTAAAETAAAGSPKEL; from the coding sequence ATGGAGAAACAAGGGAAGCTGCTGATTATCGGCTTTGGGCCTGGTGCTCTGGAGCAGATTACCGGGCGTGCGCTGGCTGCAATTGAGGAGAGCGAGGCGGTTATCGGCTACAACACCTATGTAGAGCTGATCAAGCCGCTGCTGACGCATCAGGAGATTGTCGGCACCGGGATGACCGAGGAGGTCAGCCGTGCCCAGGAGGCGGTGCGCCGGGCCGAAGCGGGGCAGACCATCGCTGTGATCTCCAGCGGAGATGCCGGTGTGTACGGGATGGCCGGTCTGGTCTATGAGGTATTGATGGAGCACGGCTGGAACCGTGAAAGCGGTGTGGCAGTTGAGGTGATTCCCGGAATCTCGGCGATCCAGTCCTGTGCCTCACTGCTGGGGGCGCCGGTGATGCACGACTCCTGCACCATCAGCCTGAGCGATCATCTGACGCCCTGGGACAGCATCGCGGCACGGGTGGAAGCAGCGGCAGCGGCGGATTTCGTTATCGCCTTCTACAATCCGCGCAGCGGCCGGCGGACGCAGCAGATTGAGGAAGCACGCAGCATTCTGCTGCGCTACCGTGAGCCCTCTACACCGGTGGGCATCGTCAAGAACGCTTACCGGGACCGCCAGAAGATCATTGTAACAACGCTGGAGGAAATGCCTATGGAGGAAATCGGTATGCTCTCCACGGTTATTGTCGGCAACTCGGCCACTACGGTCTATGACGGACTGATGGTCACGCCGCGCGGCTATGAACGAAAGTACGATCTTGGCGCACAGACACAGGCGCTGAAGCCGCATGAGCGGCTGCGTCCGGCAGCTGAGCCCTGGTCGCTCGCGGCAGGCCGCAGAACCGGCGGGGTCGGCAGCATCAGTAAAAAAACAATTCTGCTCGTAGGCCACGGCAGCCGGGTTGAAGCCGGTAATGAGGAATTACGCGGTTTTACTGCCCGTCTTGCGGCCCGCAGGCCCGGGCTGAATATCGAAACCTGCTTTATTGAGCTGTCGGCCCCTTCAATAGCTGAAGGGATTGAACGCTGTGTAGCAGGTGGAGCTGCGGAGATTTATGTAGTGCCGATTATTCTGTTCGCTGCCGGACATTCCAAGCTTGATATCCCGATGGCGATCGACCGGGCCAAAATGAAATATCCTGAGGTGCAGTTTGCATACGGCCGTCCGGTCGGGGTACAGGAGAGGGCGGCGGATATTGTGCTGGACCGGATTAATGAGGCAGTCCCGGCAGGCCCGGAGAATACGCTCCGGAGCGCTCCGGTCCCGGCTGAGGATACTGTCGTACTAATGATGGGCCGCGGGGGAAGTGATCCTGACGCCAACAGTGATTTCTATAAGCTGTCCAGGCTGCTGTGGGAACGGACGGCATATAAAAGTGTGGAAAGCTGCTTCATCGCCATCACTAAGCCTTCGCTGGATGAAGGACTGGAGCGTTGTCTGGCGCTTGGGGCACGTAAAATCATTGTGCAGCCGTACCTGCTGTTCACCGGCGTACTGATGCAGCAGTTTACCGAGCGGGTCACTGCCTTTGCCGCAGCTCACCCGGGAATTGAGGTGGAGCTGGGCAGCTATATCGGCAATCATCCGCTGCTGGAAGACATGCTGACAGACCGGATGGATGAAGTGCTGAACGGCCAAAGCTTTGCCAATTGTGATAACTGCAGATACCGTGATGAAGCCGCTGAGCACCATCATCATCACCATCATCACGGTCACGGTGAAGCCGGGCATGACCACCATCACCATGGAGAAGGCGGGCATAGCCATCACGGGCATTCACACGGTCATCACCACGGCCATCATCATGATCATGAGTCCGCTGCACAGATCACGGACAATCTGGAGCACGCTGGAACCGCAGCGGCAGAGACAGCTGCGGCAGGCAGCCCGAAGGAGCTGTAG
- the cobK gene encoding precorrin-6A reductase: protein MILMLCGTGDARELAVSLKSRGLPLTASVVTESAAERLREAGISTRTGRLDREGMSLLLQGEGYHAVVDASHPFALEAHANAMQAAAALGLPYFRYERPGLEFASHPRLVIVHSYEEAASAAKEIKGSVMLTTGGKTLEIFAGQLLGDPDIRLTVRLLPCLENMEKCLRLGIEQRNIIAMQGPFSQEMNEALFRQYGTQVMITKESGAEGSVEEKLRAALDMGLYVILIVRPKLDFSGNGGVYHSFAGLAEAVEAALAVVNGGFGGSQSRNGRDNSGFRNRV, encoded by the coding sequence GTGATTCTAATGCTGTGCGGGACGGGCGATGCGCGGGAGCTGGCGGTGTCGCTGAAGAGCCGCGGCCTTCCGCTGACGGCTTCGGTGGTGACGGAGAGCGCAGCGGAGCGGCTTAGGGAAGCCGGGATCAGCACGAGAACCGGGCGGCTGGACCGGGAGGGAATGAGCTTGCTTTTGCAGGGGGAGGGTTATCATGCCGTAGTGGATGCCAGTCATCCCTTTGCGCTTGAAGCCCATGCCAATGCAATGCAGGCTGCGGCAGCGCTTGGCCTGCCGTACTTCCGCTACGAGCGTCCGGGACTTGAATTTGCCTCTCATCCGCGGCTTGTGATTGTGCATTCCTATGAGGAGGCGGCAAGTGCGGCGAAGGAGATTAAGGGCTCTGTTATGCTGACTACCGGAGGCAAAACGCTGGAGATATTTGCGGGGCAGCTGCTGGGTGATCCTGATATCCGGCTGACCGTCAGGCTGCTGCCCTGTCTGGAGAATATGGAGAAATGCCTCAGGCTGGGGATAGAGCAGCGCAACATTATTGCTATGCAGGGGCCTTTTTCACAGGAAATGAATGAGGCTTTGTTCCGGCAATACGGAACACAGGTGATGATTACCAAGGAGAGCGGGGCTGAGGGCTCTGTCGAAGAAAAGCTGCGGGCTGCGCTGGATATGGGGCTGTATGTCATTCTCATTGTGCGGCCTAAGCTTGATTTTAGCGGTAACGGGGGAGTCTATCATTCCTTTGCAGGGCTTGCAGAGGCAGTGGAGGCCGCTCTGGCAGTGGTTAATGGAGGATTCGGCGGCAGCCAGTCAAGAAATGGGAGGGATAACAGTGGATTTCGGAACAGAGTTTAA
- a CDS encoding precorrin-8X methylmutase, which produces MDFGTEFKPLTVQPQEIEGLSFQMITEELGSHDFTAEQYPVVQRIIHASADFELGRSLVFHPQAVEAGIKAILDGMPVIADVRMVEAGIAKERLQRYGGEVRVHISDPDVVEAAGAQGLTRAIMATRKACAEAPGAIYVIGNAPTALLELIRLIKAGEAKPGLVIGMPVGFVSAAESKDELRKLDIPYITNIGRKGGSTIVVAAVNALSLLAVRRAAETEASLGQR; this is translated from the coding sequence GTGGATTTCGGAACAGAGTTTAAGCCCCTGACGGTACAGCCGCAGGAGATTGAAGGCCTTAGCTTTCAGATGATTACAGAGGAGCTCGGCAGCCACGATTTCACTGCAGAGCAGTATCCGGTGGTGCAGCGGATTATCCATGCTTCGGCTGATTTTGAGCTGGGACGCAGCCTGGTGTTCCATCCGCAGGCAGTTGAGGCCGGGATTAAGGCGATCCTGGACGGAATGCCGGTTATCGCCGATGTGCGGATGGTGGAGGCAGGAATTGCCAAGGAGCGGCTTCAGCGTTACGGCGGTGAGGTCCGTGTCCATATTTCCGATCCGGATGTGGTTGAGGCAGCCGGGGCCCAGGGTCTTACCCGGGCGATTATGGCGACACGCAAAGCCTGTGCGGAAGCTCCGGGCGCAATTTACGTCATCGGCAACGCACCGACTGCCCTGCTCGAGCTGATCCGTTTGATCAAGGCTGGTGAGGCCAAGCCGGGCCTGGTAATCGGTATGCCGGTCGGCTTCGTATCTGCTGCTGAATCTAAAGATGAGCTGCGCAAGCTGGATATTCCCTACATTACGAATATCGGGCGTAAAGGCGGCAGTACGATCGTGGTTGCTGCGGTCAATGCGCTAAGTCTGCTGGCAGTCCGCCGGGCTGCTGAGACGGAAGCCTCCCTTGGGCAGCGATGA
- a CDS encoding cobalt-precorrin-5B (C(1))-methyltransferase codes for MTGSREAAGSQRPLRRGYTTGACAAAAAKGAAHLLITGEELASVELLLPAGFSHSFELTGWQRSGADGTAVCATIKDAGDDPDATHRARIEAAVSWLDQPGVEIDGGHGVGRVTKPGLPVPVGEAAINPVPRRMIREAVSEVLEEHGAARGLRVVISVPEGEAIALKTLNPRLGILGGISILGTRGVVTPFSTEAYQASIVQAISVAAAAGNRQLVLTTGGSSEKYAIAMFPELPEEAFIQMGEYVGFSLGHAKAYGFQKVTLVGMAGKYSKVAQGAMLIHSKNAPVDFGFLAAVALEAGADEETVQQIAGANTASQVVDLMTEAGNEMFFELLCRYGCLQCLKQVEGGMTAEMVLITMKGRRLGRAEIRG; via the coding sequence ATGACCGGGAGCAGGGAAGCTGCCGGAAGCCAGAGGCCGCTGCGCCGGGGATACACCACCGGCGCCTGCGCGGCAGCCGCAGCCAAGGGGGCAGCGCATCTGCTCATCACAGGCGAGGAGCTGGCAAGTGTGGAGCTTCTGCTGCCGGCCGGCTTCAGCCACAGCTTTGAGCTGACCGGCTGGCAGCGCAGCGGTGCGGACGGCACAGCAGTCTGCGCCACCATAAAGGACGCCGGGGACGATCCTGACGCGACGCACCGTGCCAGAATTGAAGCGGCGGTCAGCTGGCTTGACCAGCCGGGTGTAGAGATTGACGGCGGGCACGGCGTCGGCCGGGTAACCAAGCCGGGGCTGCCTGTCCCGGTAGGTGAAGCCGCAATTAATCCGGTGCCCCGGCGGATGATCCGCGAAGCGGTATCGGAGGTGCTCGAGGAGCATGGCGCAGCGCGCGGGCTGCGGGTGGTCATCAGCGTACCGGAAGGCGAAGCCATTGCGCTGAAGACGCTGAATCCGCGCCTCGGCATCCTCGGCGGCATATCCATCCTCGGCACGCGGGGTGTGGTAACCCCGTTCTCGACCGAGGCTTATCAGGCCAGCATCGTCCAGGCGATTTCGGTCGCCGCGGCTGCCGGGAACCGCCAGCTGGTTCTGACCACAGGCGGCAGCAGTGAAAAGTATGCGATAGCGATGTTCCCGGAGCTTCCGGAGGAAGCTTTTATCCAGATGGGGGAGTATGTGGGCTTCTCGCTTGGCCATGCCAAGGCCTACGGCTTTCAGAAGGTGACGCTTGTGGGCATGGCCGGCAAATACTCCAAGGTTGCGCAGGGGGCGATGCTGATTCATTCCAAAAATGCGCCGGTGGATTTCGGCTTCCTTGCAGCCGTTGCCCTGGAGGCGGGGGCAGATGAAGAGACAGTACAGCAGATTGCCGGTGCAAATACCGCTTCACAGGTGGTGGATTTGATGACGGAGGCTGGAAATGAAATGTTTTTTGAGCTGCTATGCCGTTATGGCTGTCTGCAGTGCCTCAAGCAGGTGGAGGGAGGCATGACAGCGGAAATGGTGCTGATTACGATGAAGGGCCGGAGGCTGGGAAGGGCGGAAATCCGTGGATAA
- a CDS encoding bifunctional cobalt-precorrin-7 (C(5))-methyltransferase/cobalt-precorrin-6B (C(15))-methyltransferase — protein MDNVIYVIGIGEDGAGGLTTQSLRIIEECGVLCGGERQLSFFPRFTGETITLQGGLERFVERLDGVYRKRTTVVLASGDPLFFGIAGYLVRRFGPQQVEVIPHYSSVQLAFARLGDSWQDAELISLHGRPIKGLAQRIDGRSKMALLTDEVNTPARIAAYLLEFGMKEYEAFVCERLGGPDERCSFWELEDMSRHKFVALNVVILRRQPGSGGSRRGFAYPDEAFAQRKPEKGLITKREVRALVLSELNLAENAVVWDIGSGSGAVAAECARIARLGKVYAVEKDIINLPNMEANRRKFRADYTIVHSRAPKGLEQLPAPDAVFIGGSGGELADIIAHAAERLRPGGVIVISAITIETLHGSMTALAAAGLRAEVTQLQASRGRPILGMTRFEGLNPVFVVSASKPE, from the coding sequence GTGGATAATGTTATCTACGTCATAGGCATCGGGGAAGACGGCGCCGGGGGACTGACAACGCAGAGTCTGCGCATCATTGAGGAATGCGGGGTGCTCTGCGGCGGGGAGCGGCAGCTGTCGTTTTTCCCCCGCTTCACAGGAGAAACCATCACTCTGCAGGGCGGGCTGGAGCGGTTCGTCGAAAGACTGGACGGAGTATACCGGAAGCGTACGACGGTAGTGCTGGCTTCGGGCGATCCGCTGTTTTTTGGCATTGCCGGCTATCTGGTACGCCGGTTCGGGCCGCAGCAGGTGGAGGTTATCCCGCATTACAGCAGCGTACAGCTTGCATTTGCCCGGCTGGGTGACAGCTGGCAGGATGCGGAGCTGATCAGTCTGCACGGGCGTCCAATCAAGGGGCTGGCCCAGCGGATCGATGGCAGGTCCAAGATGGCGCTGCTGACGGATGAGGTGAACACCCCGGCGCGGATTGCCGCTTATCTGCTGGAATTCGGCATGAAGGAATATGAGGCCTTCGTCTGCGAGCGGCTGGGCGGTCCGGATGAGCGCTGCAGCTTCTGGGAGCTGGAGGACATGTCCCGGCATAAGTTTGTAGCGCTTAATGTGGTTATTCTGCGCAGACAGCCGGGGAGCGGCGGCAGCAGGCGCGGCTTTGCTTATCCCGATGAAGCCTTTGCCCAGCGCAAGCCGGAAAAAGGGCTGATCACGAAGCGTGAGGTCCGCGCGCTGGTGCTGTCCGAGCTGAATCTGGCGGAGAACGCGGTGGTGTGGGATATCGGCTCCGGTTCGGGGGCAGTTGCCGCGGAATGTGCGCGGATTGCCCGTCTCGGGAAAGTGTATGCAGTGGAAAAAGACATCATTAACCTGCCGAATATGGAGGCGAACCGGCGTAAATTCCGTGCCGACTATACCATTGTTCACAGCAGGGCTCCGAAGGGGCTTGAGCAGCTCCCGGCCCCGGATGCGGTATTTATCGGGGGCAGCGGCGGCGAGCTTGCAGATATTATTGCCCATGCGGCTGAGCGGCTGCGGCCGGGCGGAGTTATCGTTATTTCGGCGATCACCATTGAGACGCTGCACGGGAGTATGACGGCGCTGGCAGCAGCGGGGCTCAGGGCGGAGGTTACACAGCTGCAGGCGTCGCGGGGCAGGCCGATTCTCGGCATGACCCGGTTTGAAGGATTGAACCCTGTCTTTGTGGTCAGTGCGTCAAAGCCTGAATGA
- the cobI gene encoding precorrin-2 C(20)-methyltransferase: protein MGNNEVEGLEQAAGAEDWFLDLEEELPAGEEPGLLTVGTLYGVGVGPGDPELITVKACRLLKECPVIAYPAARKGGKSYAHEIVDMYVNAEEKTMLGLVFPMTRDPVQLENGWRWTVELCWNELRHGNDVAFVTEGDPNLYSTFIHLARLMQELHPGVRIVSVPGISSVLGAAAALEQPLADGDQRVGIIPATDDREALKEALLQHDTVVFLKVAKVLDTVLDVLDELGLSGKASVVTKVTSPHEKVWRDARELRGRELEYLSLMVVSK from the coding sequence ATGGGCAACAACGAAGTGGAGGGACTGGAGCAGGCTGCTGGCGCTGAAGATTGGTTTTTGGACCTGGAGGAGGAGCTGCCGGCCGGGGAGGAACCCGGCTTACTTACTGTAGGTACACTTTATGGGGTTGGTGTGGGCCCGGGAGACCCGGAGCTGATTACAGTCAAGGCCTGCCGCCTGCTTAAGGAATGTCCGGTTATCGCCTATCCTGCGGCACGGAAGGGCGGGAAATCCTACGCCCACGAAATCGTGGACATGTATGTAAATGCGGAGGAGAAAACGATGCTGGGCCTTGTTTTTCCGATGACCAGGGACCCGGTACAGCTGGAGAACGGATGGCGCTGGACGGTGGAGCTGTGCTGGAATGAGCTGCGGCACGGCAATGATGTGGCTTTTGTAACGGAGGGCGACCCTAATCTCTACAGCACCTTCATCCATCTGGCCCGGCTTATGCAGGAGCTGCATCCCGGAGTGCGCATTGTGTCTGTGCCCGGAATCTCCTCAGTGCTTGGTGCTGCCGCTGCCCTTGAACAGCCGCTCGCCGACGGCGACCAGCGGGTGGGCATTATTCCGGCGACGGATGACCGCGAGGCGCTTAAGGAGGCACTGCTGCAGCATGATACGGTGGTATTTCTGAAGGTGGCCAAGGTGCTGGATACCGTGCTTGATGTGCTGGATGAGCTGGGTCTCAGCGGAAAAGCCTCTGTAGTGACCAAAGTAACCTCGCCGCATGAAAAGGTATGGCGGGATGCCCGCGAGCTGCGCGGCCGGGAGCTGGAATACCTGAGCTTAATGGTGGTGAGCAAATGA
- the cobM gene encoding precorrin-4 C(11)-methyltransferase has product MSGLQLEPKVYIVGAGPGDPELITVKGSRILRSADLVLYADSLVSEVLVSSAKPGAEVVQSSGLDLEQQVELMAGAVKEGRSVARVHTGDPAMYGAILEQMSLLKLCGIRYEIIPGVSSVFASAAALGAELTVPELTQTVILTRAGGRTPVPEREQLRTLAAHHCTVALFLSAALAGHAAGEFLAAGWSPDTPVAVVKRATWPDQQIVRTTVQHLERDLQEAGITMHAMILAGWALDPELVNRDAHRSKLYDRAFTHGFRQGSSQDG; this is encoded by the coding sequence ATGAGCGGACTTCAGCTGGAGCCTAAGGTATACATTGTCGGTGCCGGGCCGGGCGACCCCGAGCTGATTACTGTCAAAGGCAGCCGGATTCTCCGCTCGGCGGATCTGGTTCTCTATGCGGATTCTCTGGTCAGCGAAGTGCTGGTGAGCAGTGCGAAGCCCGGCGCGGAGGTGGTGCAGAGCTCCGGACTTGATCTGGAGCAGCAGGTGGAGCTGATGGCCGGGGCTGTGAAGGAAGGCCGGAGCGTGGCGCGCGTGCACACCGGTGATCCGGCTATGTACGGCGCCATTCTGGAGCAGATGTCGCTGCTTAAGCTGTGCGGCATCCGCTATGAGATTATTCCCGGCGTCAGCTCCGTCTTTGCATCAGCGGCGGCGCTCGGGGCCGAGCTGACCGTGCCGGAGCTGACGCAGACGGTGATTCTGACCCGTGCCGGAGGACGTACGCCTGTGCCTGAGCGGGAGCAGCTCCGTACTCTGGCCGCTCACCATTGCACGGTGGCGCTGTTTCTCAGCGCGGCGCTGGCCGGGCATGCAGCCGGCGAATTTCTCGCTGCCGGCTGGAGCCCGGATACCCCTGTAGCCGTCGTCAAGCGGGCGACCTGGCCGGATCAGCAGATCGTGCGGACGACCGTGCAGCATCTGGAGCGGGACCTGCAGGAGGCCGGCATTACCATGCATGCCATGATTCTGGCCGGCTGGGCGCTTGACCCGGAGCTGGTGAACCGGGATGCCCACCGCTCGAAGCTGTATGACCGCGCCTTTACCCACGGCTTCCGGCAGGGGAGCAGCCAGGATGGCTAA